The nucleotide window TTCGAACTTTGAGAGAATATCCTTGCGCATATTTACAAATTCTTCATCACTCATACGCTCCTTAACCCCTCCGAACACGTTATGGTCGCCAAACCATAACGCTGAATAGCTAATCGTTGTGCTGCTCCATGTAATGTTGGATGATATCTTCGATCTACCTATAATCAATTTAAGCCTTCCCAATCGATATTCTTCATAAATCTCATCACTTACTTTATAGCAGTATATGGTTGAAGGTCTTGCTTCTGCAAAGAGAGAAGAGATCACGTAATGCACACCTACCTTTACAAGATCTACAATTAGTGGCACTACACATACGTTGAATACATCTGCCCCATTCTTAAATTTCGGATTATTGCTAGGTGCTTCTTTGAGTATATTTATGTAGTCTGGTTTTAGATCGATACCACTTACTCTATGCGCAAGTTGCATAGCCCTTGCTGCATACTGCATCACTTGTACAGTTTCAATATCCGATATATCATCGAAGAACCATCCACAGCTCGTATACATTAATAAAGCATTCCTCTGCATCTCGAGGAGTCTTAAAATATTTCTCTTTTCATCCTCGACCAACTCTCTCTTAGCATGTTTAGCAAGAAAGTCTTCAACATTCTGCTTAGATCTATCGAGAATGATTGTGATATAATCATCTCTAGCCCTCCAAGGATCTTTAAGGTACTCTAGCGCCTCATATTCAAAGATTTTAGCTAACCTATCTCTCAACCAATCCATCGCTATCCTTAGCGGCTTGCGCCACTCTTGACTCCAACCCCTTACCCTCCCAGCACTACACCCACAGTTATCTCTCCATCTTTCCACACCATGTACACACGACCAAGATGTATTCTCAATGATCTGAACTTCATTTTGAGGAGGGAACCTTTCGAGGTACTCTCCATAATTTGTAATCCTCGCCAAATTGTTAGATTCTATATAGTGGAGGCAGTAGGCGAGGGCCATGTCACCGAACTTATGATGATGACCATACGTTTCACCATCGGTAGCTATGTGAACGAGCTGTGGGTAACTCTCATCTGTGAATGCACCTATGAGCCTCCTTGCAAATAATTCCCCATTATCTAGAAGGTTACCGAAGGCTACTTCACTCGATATCAATCTATCGTAAAAAAAGATATTAATACTCCTACCCGATGGCAAATTGCAAAGATAAACCTTCTTTGGATCGATGATCCCCCCTCTCACATCGAACCATTCTCTATCACCGAACCTTCTAACTCTCTCCGCCTGATGGGGAGAGAGTATCGTAAATTTTATGCCAAACTCTGCAAGTATATCGAGGGTCTCTAAATCTACCGCAGTCTCGGGTAGCCAGACCCCTTCCGGGTACCTTTTAAAACGCTTTTTGAAATCCTCGATCCCCCACTTTACTTGTGTATACTTATCTCGTTTGTTCGCCAAAGGCATTATAATATGATTGTAAGGTTGGGCTATAGCCGAGCCATGGCCGGAGAACCTTTCCATACTCACCTTATCGGCTTCGAGGATCGCTTCATAAACCTCTGGCTCATGCTTCTCCAACCAGTAAAGGAGTGTGGGTCCAAAGTTGAAGCTGATCTTCGAGTAATTGTTTATTATGTTGACGATCGTGCCCTTTGGATCGATGATGCGGGATGCTGTGTTCGGTGCATAACATTCGGCCGTAATCCTTTCATTCCAATCGTGGTAAGGGTACGCAGATTCCTGAAGTTCTACCTCCTCAAGCCAAGGATTCTCTCTTGGTGGTTGATAAAAGTGTCCGTGAATACAGACAAATCTTTCCATTCGTCACACCATCTTCATTCAGATGCCTTGCTTTCACCATCGATAAATGATCTTTTAATCTTTGACCCTTCTTCTAATGTATAAGCATTGAAGCCCAAATATTTACCTTTTTGTATAGACATGAAGACTTTTTAATCGCAATTTTAAAATTTTCTCTTAATCGATACTCCATTCGAAGCCCTTTTTTATCATTCATTGAGATAATTTGATATCAACGGTAGGGCTCGATGATCACTTTAAGAGCTTCTTTAGCTTCGGCAACGAGTTTAAAGCCCAATCCAGTTTCAGCTAGGCTTAAGCGGTGAGTGACCATGTCACGCACATTCACTTTACACTCAGCGATAAGATTGAATGACTCTTGAAGGTCTCGAGGAGCCGCACCATATGAAGTAAGCATCGTTACTTCATTACGCCAAAACTCCGCGATCGGTACTGGTAGATTGATACCCAATTCTGGCACAGCGAAGAATAGAATCACACCTCCACGATCCACACACTTTAACGCCTGCTCACTCGCTGATAATGCTCCCGTGCACACTATGACTCGATCGGCGAGTCTACCATCGTTAAATTGAAGCAATTTGTTAACCACATCATCCCGCGCATTTATCACATAATCGGCCCCGAACCTTCTCGCCGCATTCAAACGGTAATCATTTACATCCGTAGCTATTATACGCTTTACACCCTTCAGACGAGCGAGTTGAATGTGGAGAATGCCAGCGACACCGCTGCCCAGTATAAGTACTGTATTATCTTTCTGCACGTTCGCTAACCTCTGGCCACGTACCACACAACCTAAAGGTTCGATGAATGTCCCATCGATGAATGACATATTATCGGCCAATACGAATACACCTCGCTCCACATTTATTCTAGGGACGCGTATGTATTCAGATAGACCTCCGGGGTAATAATTCGTTCTGTGTAAAGTTTCACAAGCGGTATGATGATCTGCCAAGCAGTATTTGCAACTGTTGCAAGGGACGTGGTGTGAGACAAAGACACGATCACCAACCTTATAACGTTCAACACCATCCCCAACCTCAACGACTTCACCAGTCGCTTCATGACCGAGTACTAGAGGTGCCCTTTTGATACGATACCACTCGAGCACATCGCTACCACATATACCACAAGCCATAACTTTTACCAACAATTCACCAGCACCGATCTTCGGCCTCGGCATTTCTTCTATCCTTATATCGTTATTGTTATAGTACATTGCGACACGCATGAGTGATCCTAACATTATCTCTCTAACTAAACTAATATGTATTTAGTCGATCTTCTCAGCAAAACATCGATCGTTATTCATCTACGCTATCACAAGACCCTAACAAGGTAAAGAGAGTATAAAACAAATTTCATAGATGTGGATCGTTTGGTCGATAATGCGTTAACTACATGCTATGATTAAGCTACAAATATCCTAAATCCTTTTAGAAATAGCGTTAAATATTTAAAGTAATGGCCTTTTCTCTTTCTTGAAGAGGGATAGAGATGACGAAGCATGCCTTTAAAATTACCGTGCTACTCAGCTTCATCGTTTGGCTTGTAGCGATGCTTTCATTCCCCATTCTAAAGAACCCTCAACCATTGATAATCGGTATCCCCTTTCCACTACTATACCTATGGAGTATACAGATCGTCCTATGGATCCTCGGTCTACTGGCCATCTACTTCTGGTTAAAGATGGGTGAGTAGTATGAGCATAGAGAGCCAGATCAATAGTGGTGTAGTCATCGGTTACATGGTATTGATGATAATTTTGGGATACTTTGCTGGTAGAAGGACAAAGCCCGTACCGGAAGACTTTTATCTGATGGAGAGGAAGATCAGCCCTATATTCATCTTATTCACATACCTCGCTACTTTACAGAGCATGGTCGCATTCTTAGCCGCTACAGCTACGTACGCAACTCATGGCATCGCATTCCTCGTCTTACCCGTATCCCAAGGTATAATCTTAGTATTACTTACACTCTTAACGGGTTGGAAGTTTAGAGAATTCGCAAGAGAGCATGGTATGTTAACACAAGGAGAATTTATCTACTATAGGTATGGATCGAGGGCTGGGCAATTCATCACCGGGCTCGCTGGTTACATCTTCAATCTATTCTACATAGGGATTCAGCCGATCGGTATGGCTTACGTACTTTGGGCATTGGGGCTCATGGATTATAATGTTGCACTGCTCTTGGTCGGTGGTGTAACTCTGATCTACACACTTGTAGGTGGATTAAGAGCTGTAGTGTGGACAGATCTTATACAAGGCATACTGCTACTACTCTTCCTTGTGGTTGCGGCATTCTTCATCCTCGCACCACTTGGGGGTATAGGAGGCGCGATTTCACTTGCTTATAGCAAGAACCCCGCGCTCTTCTCACTCCCAGGAGCAGCAAAGTTTTATAGAGATGCCATTTGGGTTTCACTATTTATTGCTCTACCACTCGGTATCTGGCTTTCACCACACCTATTCGTCAGACATTACATGGCTAAAGATAGGAAGAGCCTGGCGATGATACCGATAGCGGTAATATTATCACAATGTATCATGTGGGTATTCGTAAGCCCACTGCTCGGCCTAATTACAGGCCCAATCTTAGGTCCAGTGAAAGATTGGAGGATACCAAGGGCCGACCTTGCCATTCCATTCTTACTTGAGAAGTTTGCACCTTGGTGGATAATAGGGCCTGTATTGGCTGGTGCGATGGCTGCGGGTATGTCAACGGTAGATTCTCAAATGCTCTTGAGCGGTCAGATATTCGTAAGAGATATTTATGAGCCTATCTTTAAGAGGAGGATAAGTGATAGAGGTGCTATACAGCTCGGTAGGGTCTGTATAATAATTACGACGATCATCGCACTTCTTATTGCACTCAATCCACCGCCTTTAGTTATCGATCTGATGATAGGTGTAGCGTTTGCGGGCTTTGCCCAATTCTTCCCAGGGTTGATCATAGGTTTGTATTGGAAGAGGATGAACAAGTATGGAGTAATAGCGGGTTTGATCGCTGGACTCGCAACTGTAATAGGCATTCAATTATATCAGATG belongs to Nitrososphaerales archaeon and includes:
- a CDS encoding alcohol dehydrogenase catalytic domain-containing protein yields the protein MRVAMYYNNNDIRIEEMPRPKIGAGELLVKVMACGICGSDVLEWYRIKRAPLVLGHEATGEVVEVGDGVERYKVGDRVFVSHHVPCNSCKYCLADHHTACETLHRTNYYPGGLSEYIRVPRINVERGVFVLADNMSFIDGTFIEPLGCVVRGQRLANVQKDNTVLILGSGVAGILHIQLARLKGVKRIIATDVNDYRLNAARRFGADYVINARDDVVNKLLQFNDGRLADRVIVCTGALSASEQALKCVDRGGVILFFAVPELGINLPVPIAEFWRNEVTMLTSYGAAPRDLQESFNLIAECKVNVRDMVTHRLSLAETGLGFKLVAEAKEALKVIIEPYR
- a CDS encoding DUF3536 domain-containing protein; amino-acid sequence: MERFVCIHGHFYQPPRENPWLEEVELQESAYPYHDWNERITAECYAPNTASRIIDPKGTIVNIINNYSKISFNFGPTLLYWLEKHEPEVYEAILEADKVSMERFSGHGSAIAQPYNHIIMPLANKRDKYTQVKWGIEDFKKRFKRYPEGVWLPETAVDLETLDILAEFGIKFTILSPHQAERVRRFGDREWFDVRGGIIDPKKVYLCNLPSGRSINIFFYDRLISSEVAFGNLLDNGELFARRLIGAFTDESYPQLVHIATDGETYGHHHKFGDMALAYCLHYIESNNLARITNYGEYLERFPPQNEVQIIENTSWSCVHGVERWRDNCGCSAGRVRGWSQEWRKPLRIAMDWLRDRLAKIFEYEALEYLKDPWRARDDYITIILDRSKQNVEDFLAKHAKRELVEDEKRNILRLLEMQRNALLMYTSCGWFFDDISDIETVQVMQYAARAMQLAHRVSGIDLKPDYINILKEAPSNNPKFKNGADVFNVCVVPLIVDLVKVGVHYVISSLFAEARPSTIYCYKVSDEIYEEYRLGRLKLIIGRSKISSNITWSSTTISYSALWFGDHNVFGGVKERMSDEEFVNMRKDILSKFERAEVQKIVTLIDKYFEKNTYSIKDLFKDEQRKILQKIMQVSVGEIESYYRRIFKDNYPIMRFLRDVNIAPPKALQVAANVAINSEISEIISSKDIDLDLLEKLVDYTRELTIEIDRELIGLKASSRIAAELKGVIDDPENIENLEKVEKLLELLNRLPIQLNLWRSQNIIFSLCKSYYQLMKERGEKGDRDAIRWLTTFNKLCELLKVKI
- a CDS encoding sodium:solute symporter family protein, with translation MSIESQINSGVVIGYMVLMIILGYFAGRRTKPVPEDFYLMERKISPIFILFTYLATLQSMVAFLAATATYATHGIAFLVLPVSQGIILVLLTLLTGWKFREFAREHGMLTQGEFIYYRYGSRAGQFITGLAGYIFNLFYIGIQPIGMAYVLWALGLMDYNVALLLVGGVTLIYTLVGGLRAVVWTDLIQGILLLLFLVVAAFFILAPLGGIGGAISLAYSKNPALFSLPGAAKFYRDAIWVSLFIALPLGIWLSPHLFVRHYMAKDRKSLAMIPIAVILSQCIMWVFVSPLLGLITGPILGPVKDWRIPRADLAIPFLLEKFAPWWIIGPVLAGAMAAGMSTVDSQMLLSGQIFVRDIYEPIFKRRISDRGAIQLGRVCIIITTIIALLIALNPPPLVIDLMIGVAFAGFAQFFPGLIIGLYWKRMNKYGVIAGLIAGLATVIGIQLYQMVYRVGAVGYFMDIHNGVWGLAVNIVLAVLVSLITKVEQK